Proteins from a single region of Dyadobacter fanqingshengii:
- a CDS encoding TolC family protein has product MKRTQMNVMIRWGMLGLSLCTWLFVRDARAANAYTPDSSKIFTITDLRDLVMQNNPVVKQAGLLSDAARARVTQALGSFDPNLKASFDQKQFGGKDYYNHWTSELKVPLWLAGADLKIGFDRNVGTYTNPETTTPLSGLGGVGISIPIGQGLLIDARRNTLRQSRVMVDYAEAERVNEINKVWFQAVKDYWNWFYAHQQYKLIRRGVELANTRYIATRSQALLGDKPAIDSVEAFITVQERSIQLAKIEIEIQNSRLLVSNHIWDEKGNPLELPEDAIPVNADSAVAVVSAYQLDNLLNSAEDNHPKLQMLRSKGLQLAIERNYLREMLKPKLNVSGSLLTTRRDFNSYVPEYYDIGWNNYKVGFDFSFPLFLRSARGKMNEIKVKQMDLNLNVQNETRTIQTNIRSAFNDLKAYQTQLTIQTQSITNQEALLRGELQKFDLGESTLFLINSRESKLIDMLMKQAELVTKYQQSLADLYYKAGMVQD; this is encoded by the coding sequence TGTCATTATGCACCTGGCTATTTGTCCGGGATGCGCGTGCAGCCAACGCCTATACCCCTGATTCCTCAAAAATATTTACGATCACGGATCTCAGGGACCTCGTAATGCAGAACAATCCGGTCGTCAAACAGGCAGGGCTGCTGAGCGATGCCGCACGGGCAAGGGTAACGCAGGCGCTCGGCAGCTTTGACCCAAACCTGAAAGCATCATTCGACCAGAAGCAATTTGGAGGGAAGGATTATTATAACCATTGGACGAGTGAACTAAAAGTGCCGCTTTGGCTTGCCGGGGCTGATTTGAAAATTGGTTTTGACAGGAATGTGGGCACTTATACAAACCCTGAAACCACTACGCCACTGTCGGGCCTGGGCGGCGTGGGCATTAGCATACCGATCGGTCAGGGCCTTTTGATTGATGCCCGAAGGAATACATTGCGCCAGTCGCGGGTGATGGTGGATTATGCCGAAGCAGAAAGGGTAAATGAGATCAACAAAGTGTGGTTTCAGGCGGTGAAAGATTACTGGAACTGGTTTTATGCGCACCAGCAATACAAGCTTATCCGACGCGGTGTTGAGCTGGCCAATACGCGCTACATTGCCACCCGCAGCCAGGCATTACTGGGCGACAAACCTGCCATTGATTCCGTGGAAGCATTTATTACAGTGCAGGAAAGATCGATCCAGCTGGCTAAGATTGAAATTGAGATCCAAAATTCGAGATTGCTTGTTTCTAATCACATTTGGGACGAAAAAGGAAATCCATTGGAATTGCCGGAGGACGCCATTCCCGTCAATGCCGACTCGGCTGTGGCGGTTGTATCGGCCTATCAGCTCGATAATCTGCTGAACAGCGCCGAAGACAACCACCCCAAGCTCCAAATGCTCCGCAGTAAGGGGCTGCAGCTTGCCATTGAGCGAAATTATCTGCGTGAAATGCTGAAACCCAAACTCAACGTCAGCGGCTCGCTGCTTACCACACGCAGAGATTTCAACTCCTATGTGCCTGAATATTATGATATCGGCTGGAACAATTACAAGGTTGGGTTCGATTTTTCATTCCCGCTTTTCCTGCGTTCGGCAAGGGGCAAAATGAATGAGATCAAAGTGAAGCAGATGGATCTCAACCTCAACGTTCAAAACGAAACACGGACCATTCAAACCAACATTCGCAGCGCGTTCAACGACCTGAAAGCCTACCAGACGCAGCTGACGATCCAGACGCAGAGTATCACCAACCAGGAAGCCCTGCTCCGGGGAGAATTGCAAAAATTCGATCTGGGCGAAAGCACATTATTCCTCATCAACAGCCGGGAATCCAAGCTCATCGATATGCTGATGAAACAGGCAGAACTCGTGACCAAATACCAGCAATCCCTCGCGGATCTATATTACAAGGCTGGGATGGTTCAGGATTAG